Within the Novosphingobium pentaromativorans US6-1 genome, the region GTATCGTTCAGCGACGCACGCAATGGGGTCCAGCACGTGTAATCAGGCCGAGTGATATGCGTCTGACTAGGCTCAGGACTCATTGATTGAGCCAGAAGATGACCGTTGCGGCGATACAGATGGCGGACATGAAGGTGTGGGCGCATCTGTCGTAGCGGGTGTGGATGCGGCGCCAGTCTTTTAGCCTGCCGAACATGATCTCGATTTTATGGCGCTGGCGGTAGAGCGCGGCATCGTGCGGGATCGGCGTTTTCCGGTTGCTCTTTGATGGAATGCAGGCGGTGATCTTGCGCTCTGCCAGGGCGGCGCGGAACCAGTCGGCGTCGTAGCCCCTGTCGCCCAGCAACGCCTTGGCCTTGGGCAAGGCATCGACCATCAGCGCCGCGCCCTTGTACGCGCCCTTGTAGTCGCTCATCTGCCCTTCGCTCAGCAGCATGACCAGCGGTCTGCCCTGGCCGTCGCACACGGCATGGAGCTTGGAGTTCAGGCCGCCCTTGGTGCGCCCGATACGTCGGGGAACAGCCCCTTCTTGAGCAGACTGGCCGCCGTCCGGTGCGCCTTCAGGTGAGTTGCGTCGATCATCAGTCGGTCAGGCTTGCCGCCCTTTGCCGCGAGGTCCGCGAAGATCTTGTTGAACACTCCCATCCGGCTCCAGCGAATGAAGCGGTTGTAGATCGTCTTGTGCGGGCCGTAGGCAGCCGGCGCATCACGCCATCGCAGGCCGTTCCTGATCACGAAGATGATGCCGCTGATGATCCGACGATCATCGACCCGCGGCACCCCGTGCGACAGTGGAAAATGCGGCTCGATCCGGCGCATCTGCGCCTCCGACAACCAGATCAGATCACTCATGGCAGCGCCTCCTCGCGCCGCCATTGAATCAACCGATCATCGCCTCCGCAAGCAATTTAATAGGTCCTGAGCCTAGCTGCTCCGGATCATTGCCCATCGTGTTTTTGCGACCGGAAATGAATTTCGACGCCATTATAAAAGCCTTCCGATAAGGTCGGTTCGCCAGGCACCTGATGCGTGCCGAGCTTGCCGAAGAATTTCAGAGTGACAAGCCCGTTGCAGCCAGAGGAAGGGGGCACCGGCGCTTGCAACTTGAAGCACGGCGGGACGTTCCTGGACGGCGCCTGCCTCCCTCGGGAGGACGGTTACTTCGCGCTTTCTTTTGCCCTCGCTCCACTGTGTGCGGGATTCAAGCCACTCGTAATCCTGCCGCGCGGGGCCGCCAAGATCTTGGTGACCCTTCATTCGATCACGGCCTGCGGGATTGCCTCCGTCCGGCAAGTTGGCGGCAGGCGTGCTGCCTCTGTGTAAGAAGATCACGTGTTTATCGTCTGTAACTTCAGCTCTGCTTTAGTTCGGGAAGGATGATCTTCTATGCACACTCCTGTTTCGCCATCGGCGCGCTCCCTGCCGCTTTTGTCGCCTATGCTGAAGTCCATGATCCGAAAGGGCCACTTGGTTATCGTCGACGCAAGGGGCGAACGGCATACATTCGCCGGGGATGGTGATGGCCGAAGGGTTACGGTGCGACTGCACGACAAAAGCCTGCCGCTGCGAATGGTGTTCAATCCGTCGCTGGCCTTGGGTGAAGCCTACATGGACGGCAAACTGACGATCGAGGAGGGTTCGCTGCAGGATCTCCTTCATTTGCTGTTCCAGGGTCTTGACGCGTTGGATGGTCATCCGGTTCAGCGCGCGCGCGCAAAATTCGCGCGAGGCCAAAGTCAACGCAATCATCGGCGCCGCTCGCAAAGAAACGTGGCCCATCACTATGATCTGGCGGGCGCGCTCTATGATCTGTTCCTTGATCAGGATCGCCAGTATTCATGTGCCTATTTTACGGACGCCGGGCAAACTCTCGACGACGCACAAGCTGCCAAAAAACGACACATTGCGGCAAAGCTGCTGCTCGAGCCGGGCTGCGAGGTACTCGATATCGGTTCGGGCTGGGGTGGTCTTGCGCTCGAACTCGCGCAATCGGCAAACGCCAATGTAACCGGGATCACGCTGTCGACCGAACAATTGGCCGCAGCAGGTGCGCGCGCCGAGGCAGCCGGTCTCTCCCACCAGGTTCGGTTCGAACTCAAGGACTACCGGGAGACCGAAGGCACGTTCGATCGTATCGTTTCGGTCGGCATGTTCGAGCATGTAGGACCGCAAGACTATTCGACTTTCTTCCAAACGGTAGGAAGCAGGCTCAAACCTGACGGCGTGGCCCTGATCCATTCGATCGGGCGCATGGAACCGCCCGGAGGTGCCGATCCCTGGATCAGCAAATATATCTTCCCCGGCGGCTACATCCCTGCGCTTTCGGAAATGATCGCGACAGTCGAAAAGGCGGGCCTGTGGATCACCGACATCGAGATCTTGAGGGTGCATTATGCCGAAACGCTGCGCCATTGGCATGATCGCTTTCAGGAGCGGCGCGCGCAAGCGGCCGAAATCTACGACGAGCGCTTTTGCCGGATGTGGGAATTTTACCTCGCTGCCTGCGAAATGCTGTTTCGCGAAGGTCCGTTGATGGTTTTTCAGTTGCAACTCGCCCATCGCCGGGACGCGGTGCCACTTACGCGTGACTACATTACTGATCATGAGAGACAGGCACTTGCTGACGTGCCCGAGAATGTCAGACACAGGGCGTGAATTGGTCCCACGATTTTGTCTGGTTGACGTGGTCGCTGGCCTTCCTTTTGGCATTCGCCCTGATCTACTTCGCATTTCCCCCGCACAGAAAGCTTATGTTTCGGGGCGCGCTTGGCACGGCGCCACTCGGCTTGAGCGAGCCTTTATTCGTGCCTGAGTACTGGGATCCTCCCAGCCTGTTCGATCTCGCCCAAAAGACCGGCTTTGACCTTGAAAGTATCATCTTCTCGTTCAGCATAGGTGGCATTGGCGTGGTGCTGTATAATCTGATGACCCGTCAGGTGACGGCGCCCGCCGGCTTCCATGACCGGCACCGCTTACACCGTCTTGCGCTGGCGACACCGGTGCTTTTCTTCGTGCCGCTCATGACCCTTGGCTGGAACCCGATATATCCGGCGGTCGTTGCAATGGCGGCAGGCGCTGGCGCTGCCATATGGTGCCGCCCGGATCTCTTCGCCAAGACGTTGATTGGTGGGCTTCTGTTCCTCGTCTTCTACACAATTTTCATCCTCGGACTTCGGATAACCACGCCGAACTATATTGAAGAGGTCTGGAACCTGCCGGCCCTATCAGGATTGCTGCCTGCCGGAATACCGATTGAAGAACTGCTATTCGGGGGTGCTTTTGGCCTCTACTGGGCAAGCGTATACGAGCACCTGACCTGGTCGAGGTCCTCGCCGTTACTTAAACCGGGAGATGTCTGATCAAAATGGCTTCCCCGTTTCATGGAGGACCGTCACTTCGAACCACTGGCAAACCATGCGCCTGACAATTCTTATGCGACGAAAGGCGATGAGAAGAGGGCTTCGGCGCCGAGCTCGCGTTCGATTTCCAGCAAGCGATTGTACTTGGCGAGCCGCTCGCCCCGGCAGGGTGCCCCACCTTTGAATTGACCACCGGTCATCGCAACAGCAAAATCAGCGACAAAATCATCCTCCGTCTCGCCGGAGCGATGGGAAAATTTATAGCGCAGGCCAGCTCGCCGGCAGAGTTCGATTGCTGCCACCGTCTCGGTCACAGTGCCTATCTGATTGGGCTTGATCAAAACAGCGTTGGTCGCCTTCTCGTCGATCCCACGACGGATGAAGCGCGGGTTGGTGACATACAGGTCATCGCCGACAATCTGGATACGGTCTCCCACTGCGGCGGTCTGTTTGGCAAAGGCGGACCAGTCGCTTTCCGCAAAGCCATCCTCAATCGAGACGATCGGGAAGGCAGTTATCCAATCAGCGTATACCGCCAGAAGGTCGTCGCTCGATATGCTCGATGGGCCCAGTCCGGGCAGAGCATATCCATCATCTCCAAAAAAAGATGTCGCAGCGGGATCCAGAGCGATCGCGATCTGTCGGCCAGGTTCGTAGCCCGCCTTTTCGATTGCTCGCACGATCAGTTCCAACGCCTCACGCTCGTTTTTCAGGCGGGGCGCGAACCCGCCTTCGTCGCCTACGCCTGTGGCAAAGCCGTCCTGTTCGAGAAGCCCCTTCAGCGCATGATAGGTTTCCGAACCGAAGCGCAGCGCTTCACTGTAGGTCGGCGCGCCGTGCGGCACGATCATGAACTCCTGCATCTGGAGTCCATTGGCGGCGTGCTTGCCACCGTTGATGATGTTCATCATAGGAACCGGGAGACGCCGCGCCGTGGAACCTCCGAGATACTGGTAGAGCGGCATTTCCATTGACTGAGCAGAGGCGCGGGCGACCGCCAGCGAAACGCCCAGGATAGCGTTGGCACCGAGCCGCGCTTTGTTCTCAGTTCCGTCAAGCTCACACATCAGCCGGTCGATTTCCGGCTGCCGCACAGCATCTATTCCGATGAGGGCGGGCGCAATTTCGCGTTCGATATTTTCGACGGCCTTCAATACCCCGCGACCTGCATAGCGCGCGCTATCGCCGTCGCGAAGTTCATGGGCCTCGAACTGACCCGTCGATGCTCCCGAAGGGACCGATGCACTCGCAACCGTGCCGCCCTCCAGGCGGACCGTCACCTTGACCGTAGGCCAGCCGCGGGAATCGAGAATTTCGCCAGCTTTGAGCCCGGTTATCGTTCTCTTCATTCGATGTGCTCCTCAAGCGGGCCGCTTTTCAAACCCGCGGCCCTTGATCAATACCGATCTGCCAAGCCTCGCCCTCAGGATGCGTAATGCGTCAAAGCCAGGCAGCGGATTGAGCACCATTCTCGCCACCCCTTCTACGTTGCTCGTCTCGATGACAAACTGACTGCATTTCCGACTCTGTGTGAAAGAGACGTCAAAGCGATCCATTCCTTACCGTTTCATCGCCTTCATCCATTTCGGCGGCATTCCTCCGCCTGGCTCGAACGTCAGTTCGGACCGCGCGCTGGCCTGGATTGGAACGATTTCGCCCTGTGCCAGGATTGGCACCGCACTGTAAGATCGTTTGGTGAGCAGCGTCCTTCTCAGGGAAAAACGCTACCTCTGCTTTCGA harbors:
- a CDS encoding IS5 family transposase (programmed frameshift), which translates into the protein MSDLIWLSEAQMRRIEPHFPLSHGVPRVDDRRIISGIIFVIRNGLRWRDAPAAYGPHKTIYNRFIRWSRMGVFNKIFADLAAKGGKPDRLMIDATHLKAHRTAASLLKKGLFPRRIGRTKGGLNSKLHAVCDGQGRPLVMLLSEGQMSDYKGAYKGAALMVDALPKAKALLGDRGYDADWFRAALAERKITACIPSKSNRKTPIPHDAALYRQRHKIEIMFGRLKDWRRIHTRYDRCAHTFMSAICIAATVIFWLNQ
- the eno gene encoding phosphopyruvate hydratase translates to MKRTITGLKAGEILDSRGWPTVKVTVRLEGGTVASASVPSGASTGQFEAHELRDGDSARYAGRGVLKAVENIEREIAPALIGIDAVRQPEIDRLMCELDGTENKARLGANAILGVSLAVARASAQSMEMPLYQYLGGSTARRLPVPMMNIINGGKHAANGLQMQEFMIVPHGAPTYSEALRFGSETYHALKGLLEQDGFATGVGDEGGFAPRLKNEREALELIVRAIEKAGYEPGRQIAIALDPAATSFFGDDGYALPGLGPSSISSDDLLAVYADWITAFPIVSIEDGFAESDWSAFAKQTAAVGDRIQIVGDDLYVTNPRFIRRGIDEKATNAVLIKPNQIGTVTETVAAIELCRRAGLRYKFSHRSGETEDDFVADFAVAMTGGQFKGGAPCRGERLAKYNRLLEIERELGAEALFSSPFVA
- a CDS encoding SAM-dependent methyltransferase; amino-acid sequence: MAHHYDLAGALYDLFLDQDRQYSCAYFTDAGQTLDDAQAAKKRHIAAKLLLEPGCEVLDIGSGWGGLALELAQSANANVTGITLSTEQLAAAGARAEAAGLSHQVRFELKDYRETEGTFDRIVSVGMFEHVGPQDYSTFFQTVGSRLKPDGVALIHSIGRMEPPGGADPWISKYIFPGGYIPALSEMIATVEKAGLWITDIEILRVHYAETLRHWHDRFQERRAQAAEIYDERFCRMWEFYLAACEMLFREGPLMVFQLQLAHRRDAVPLTRDYITDHERQALADVPENVRHRA
- a CDS encoding lycopene cyclase domain-containing protein codes for the protein MNWSHDFVWLTWSLAFLLAFALIYFAFPPHRKLMFRGALGTAPLGLSEPLFVPEYWDPPSLFDLAQKTGFDLESIIFSFSIGGIGVVLYNLMTRQVTAPAGFHDRHRLHRLALATPVLFFVPLMTLGWNPIYPAVVAMAAGAGAAIWCRPDLFAKTLIGGLLFLVFYTIFILGLRITTPNYIEEVWNLPALSGLLPAGIPIEELLFGGAFGLYWASVYEHLTWSRSSPLLKPGDV